In Saccharothrix syringae, the following are encoded in one genomic region:
- a CDS encoding response regulator, which yields MTKVLVVDDEPQIVRALRINLSARGYSVLTAHDGLAALKVAAEGKPDVVVLDLGLPDVDGTDVIAGLRGWTTVPIIVLSARVDSTDKVEALDAGADDYVTKPFGMDELLARLRAAVRRAAVVEGEDAVVETASFTVDLAAKKVRRDGAEVHLTPTEWGLLEILARNKGRLVAQKQLLQEVWGPQYAKETHYLRVYLAQLRRKLEPEPAHPRHLVTEPGMGYRFEP from the coding sequence GTGACGAAGGTGCTGGTGGTCGACGACGAGCCGCAGATCGTGCGCGCGTTGCGGATCAACCTCTCGGCCCGCGGCTACTCGGTGCTGACCGCGCACGACGGCCTGGCCGCGCTCAAGGTGGCCGCCGAGGGCAAGCCCGACGTGGTGGTGCTCGACCTGGGCCTGCCCGACGTGGACGGCACCGACGTCATCGCCGGGCTGCGCGGCTGGACGACCGTGCCGATCATCGTGCTCTCCGCCCGCGTCGACTCCACCGACAAGGTCGAGGCGCTGGACGCCGGCGCGGACGACTACGTGACCAAGCCGTTCGGCATGGACGAGCTGCTGGCCCGGCTGCGGGCGGCGGTGCGGCGGGCGGCGGTGGTGGAGGGCGAGGACGCGGTGGTGGAGACGGCGTCGTTCACCGTGGACCTGGCCGCGAAGAAGGTGCGCCGCGACGGCGCCGAGGTGCACCTGACCCCGACCGAGTGGGGCCTGCTGGAGATCCTGGCCCGCAACAAGGGGCGGCTGGTGGCGCAGAAGCAGCTGCTCCAGGAGGTGTGGGGGCCGCAGTACGCGAAGGAGACGCACTACCTGCGGGTGTACCTGGCCCAGTTGCGCCGCAAGCTGGAGCCGGAACCCGCCCACCCCCGGCACCTGGTCACCGAGCCGGGGATGGGCTACCGCTTCGAGCCGTGA
- the mutM gene encoding bifunctional DNA-formamidopyrimidine glycosylase/DNA-(apurinic or apyrimidinic site) lyase, whose protein sequence is MPELPEVEVVRRGLHEHVAGRTVAAVEVLHPRAIRRHLPGAADFAVRLTGQTLRAARRRGKYLWVDLSGGDAMLAHLGMSGQMLVQPVGAPDEKHLRVRVRFADDGPELRFVDQRTFGGLALAEIVEVDGTPLPRPVAHIARDPMDPAFDADAAVAALRRRRTEVKRALLDQTLVSGVGNIYADEALWRARLHGLRATDKLGRAKAAELLAHAAQVMHEALGEGGTSFDALYVNVNGQSGYFDRSLAVYGREDEPCRRCGTPVRREPFMNRSSYSCPRCQPRPRG, encoded by the coding sequence GTGCCCGAGCTGCCCGAGGTAGAGGTCGTCCGCCGGGGCCTGCACGAGCACGTCGCCGGGAGGACCGTCGCCGCGGTCGAGGTCCTGCACCCACGAGCGATCCGCCGCCACCTGCCGGGTGCGGCGGACTTCGCCGTGCGCCTGACCGGTCAGACCCTGCGTGCCGCGCGCAGGCGGGGCAAGTACCTGTGGGTCGACCTGTCGGGTGGCGACGCGATGCTGGCGCACCTGGGCATGAGCGGCCAGATGCTGGTCCAGCCGGTCGGCGCGCCGGACGAGAAGCACCTGCGGGTGCGGGTCAGGTTCGCCGACGACGGCCCCGAGCTGCGGTTCGTGGACCAGCGCACGTTCGGCGGCCTGGCGCTGGCCGAGATCGTCGAGGTCGACGGCACGCCGCTGCCGCGGCCGGTCGCGCACATCGCGCGCGACCCGATGGACCCCGCGTTCGACGCGGACGCCGCGGTGGCCGCCCTGCGCCGGCGGCGGACCGAGGTCAAGCGCGCCCTGCTCGACCAGACGCTGGTGTCGGGCGTGGGCAACATCTACGCCGACGAGGCGCTGTGGCGGGCGCGCCTGCACGGCCTGCGGGCGACGGACAAGCTGGGCCGGGCCAAGGCCGCGGAGCTGCTGGCGCACGCCGCGCAGGTGATGCACGAGGCGCTGGGCGAGGGCGGCACCTCGTTCGACGCGCTCTACGTCAACGTGAACGGCCAGTCCGGTTACTTCGACCGGTCGCTGGCCGTCTACGGCAGGGAGGACGAGCCCTGCAGGCGGTGCGGGACGCCGGTGAGGCGAGAGCCTTTCATGAATCGTTCTTCGTATTCGTGCCCCCGCTGCCAACCGCGCCCGCGCGGGTAG
- the coaD gene encoding pantetheine-phosphate adenylyltransferase, with translation MTRAVCPGSYDPATNGHLDIIGRAAKLFDEVVVAVMINKNKKTLFSVEERTEMLREVTAQWPNVRVDAWHGLLVDYCRENGIQAIVKGLRAVSDYDYELQMAQMNHQLTGVDTLFMPTNPIYSFLASSLVKDVATYGGDVSSLLPPSIRERLVIRLAERR, from the coding sequence ATGACTCGTGCCGTGTGCCCCGGCTCCTACGACCCGGCCACCAACGGTCACCTGGACATCATCGGCAGAGCGGCGAAGCTCTTCGACGAGGTCGTCGTCGCCGTGATGATCAACAAGAACAAGAAGACCCTGTTCTCGGTCGAGGAGCGCACGGAGATGCTGCGCGAGGTGACCGCGCAGTGGCCCAACGTCCGCGTCGACGCCTGGCACGGCCTGCTGGTCGACTACTGCCGGGAGAACGGCATCCAGGCCATCGTCAAGGGCCTGCGCGCGGTGAGCGACTACGACTACGAGCTGCAGATGGCGCAGATGAACCACCAGCTCACCGGCGTCGATACGCTGTTCATGCCGACCAACCCCATCTACAGCTTCCTGGCCAGCTCCCTGGTCAAGGACGTGGCCACCTACGGCGGCGACGTGTCGAGCCTCCTCCCGCCGTCGATCCGCGAACGCCTCGTCATCCGCCTGGCCGAACGCCGCTAA
- a CDS encoding MarR family winged helix-turn-helix transcriptional regulator produces MTTSVTNQDALQLVVAVHRLIRSLRQSTSARRLQPTQLLVLAELASQGPMRIGEIAVRALCSQPTATTVVTGLEANGLVRREADPADGRATIVELTGLGRDTIVSLAQGEAELLSERLSRLSPEERETLRSMTPLLRRLADPPR; encoded by the coding sequence ATGACCACCAGTGTGACCAATCAGGATGCGTTACAACTCGTGGTCGCCGTGCACCGGCTGATCCGGAGCCTGCGCCAGTCCACGTCCGCCCGGCGACTGCAACCCACCCAGCTCCTGGTGCTGGCGGAACTGGCGTCGCAGGGCCCGATGCGGATAGGGGAGATCGCGGTGCGGGCGCTGTGCTCACAGCCGACGGCGACCACCGTCGTGACCGGCCTGGAGGCCAACGGCCTGGTGCGCCGGGAGGCCGACCCCGCCGACGGGCGGGCGACCATCGTCGAGCTGACCGGCCTCGGCCGGGACACGATCGTGTCGCTCGCGCAGGGGGAGGCCGAGTTGCTGTCGGAACGGCTTTCCCGCCTCAGCCCGGAGGAGCGGGAAACCCTGCGGTCGATGACCCCGCTGCTGAGAAGGCTTGCCGACCCGCCCCGGTAG
- a CDS encoding GNAT family N-acetyltransferase, translated as MSLVSTTHTWQLPEAVRAEVRALLDEAFDGDFSAEDWEHALGGVHALARDGDELVGHGAVVQRRVLHRGRALRVGYVEAVAVRASHRRRGVGQALMAALGDVVRGAYDLGALSASEEALEFYAACGWQPWSGRTFALTPDGLRRTGDEDGGVFVLPVVPVDPSGDLACDWRDGDVW; from the coding sequence GTGTCACTCGTCTCCACGACCCACACCTGGCAGCTGCCCGAGGCCGTGCGCGCGGAGGTCCGCGCCCTGCTCGACGAGGCGTTCGACGGCGACTTCTCCGCCGAGGACTGGGAGCACGCCCTGGGTGGCGTGCACGCCCTGGCCCGCGACGGGGACGAGCTGGTCGGGCACGGCGCGGTGGTGCAGCGCCGGGTGCTCCACCGGGGCCGCGCCCTGCGGGTCGGCTACGTGGAGGCCGTGGCGGTGCGGGCCTCCCACCGCCGCCGCGGCGTCGGCCAGGCCCTGATGGCGGCCCTGGGCGACGTGGTGCGCGGCGCGTACGACCTCGGCGCGCTCAGCGCCTCGGAGGAGGCCCTGGAGTTCTACGCGGCGTGCGGCTGGCAACCCTGGTCGGGGCGGACGTTCGCGCTGACGCCGGACGGCCTCCGGCGCACCGGGGACGAGGACGGCGGGGTGTTCGTCCTGCCGGTGGTGCCGGTCGACCCGTCCGGCGACCTGGCCTGCGACTGGCGCGACGGCGACGTCTGGTAG
- a CDS encoding SDR family NAD(P)-dependent oxidoreductase, with amino-acid sequence MTSRTRTAVVTGGGTGIGRAIAAELVRQGLDVVVTGRRADVLAATAAELGARAVAFDAADPEAVRAALAELPDPVDVLVNNAGGLAGGDDLKQQWLNDYELNVVTAVLVTEALEPRLADQARVVTIGSIAGRRGGGSYGAAKAAVEAWTAELAARLGGRGITANVVSPGFVEDTGFFGDGMTEQRRARLVGETANGRAGTPADVAAAVAFLASPAAGHVTGQVLGVNGGAHLGR; translated from the coding sequence ATGACTTCACGCACCAGGACGGCAGTGGTGACCGGCGGCGGCACCGGCATCGGTCGGGCCATCGCCGCGGAATTGGTCCGGCAGGGCTTGGACGTGGTGGTCACCGGCCGCCGCGCGGACGTGCTGGCGGCGACCGCGGCCGAGCTCGGCGCGCGGGCCGTGGCGTTCGACGCGGCCGACCCCGAGGCCGTCCGGGCCGCCCTGGCGGAGCTGCCCGACCCGGTGGACGTGCTGGTGAACAACGCGGGCGGGCTGGCCGGCGGCGACGACCTCAAGCAGCAGTGGCTCAACGACTACGAGCTGAACGTCGTCACGGCCGTCCTGGTCACCGAGGCCCTCGAACCCCGCCTGGCCGACCAGGCGCGCGTGGTGACCATCGGGTCCATCGCGGGTCGGCGCGGCGGCGGCAGCTACGGGGCGGCCAAGGCGGCGGTGGAGGCGTGGACGGCGGAGCTGGCCGCCCGGCTCGGCGGTCGCGGCATCACGGCCAACGTCGTCTCGCCCGGGTTCGTCGAGGACACCGGGTTCTTCGGCGACGGCATGACGGAGCAGCGCCGCGCGCGGCTCGTCGGCGAGACCGCCAACGGGCGCGCGGGCACGCCCGCCGACGTCGCGGCGGCCGTGGCGTTCCTCGCCTCGCCCGCGGCCGGGCACGTCACCGGGCAGGTCCTCGGCGTCAACGGCGGCGCGCACCTGGGACGATGA
- a CDS encoding CAP domain-containing protein, translated as MIGGLVGLLLGAAGATGVAFASPEQLAPFVGNSAAQSAGPDNNNTGVGGVGGIGEPARTDEPVVVVPTTTGTTTTGTTTTTTPTTTTTGATTTTTTGATTTTAPSTSSVAPTTTPPVQATPAEEVVALVNEARDLAGCKPLTVDERVVEAAQGHSTDMAERDYFSHTTPDGVDFAQRMRTAGYPSPGGENIAKGQRSAEQVMRAWMNSDGHRRNILNCGFTTIGVGLDTRGWYWTQNFGW; from the coding sequence GTGATCGGCGGACTCGTGGGCCTGCTCCTCGGCGCGGCCGGCGCGACCGGCGTCGCCTTCGCCAGTCCCGAGCAGCTGGCCCCGTTCGTCGGGAACAGCGCAGCACAGAGCGCGGGTCCGGACAACAACAACACCGGCGTCGGTGGCGTGGGCGGCATCGGCGAGCCCGCGCGGACCGACGAGCCGGTCGTCGTCGTGCCCACGACGACCGGGACGACCACGACCGGGACGACCACCACCACCACCCCGACCACGACGACCACCGGCGCGACGACCACCACCACGACCGGGGCGACGACCACCACCGCGCCCAGCACGTCGTCGGTCGCGCCGACCACCACCCCGCCCGTCCAGGCGACGCCGGCGGAGGAGGTCGTGGCCCTGGTGAACGAGGCGCGCGACCTCGCCGGCTGCAAGCCGCTGACCGTCGACGAGCGGGTGGTGGAGGCCGCGCAGGGGCACAGCACCGACATGGCCGAACGCGACTACTTCTCGCACACCACCCCGGACGGCGTGGACTTCGCCCAGCGGATGCGGACCGCGGGCTACCCCAGCCCGGGCGGCGAGAACATCGCCAAGGGCCAGCGCTCGGCCGAGCAGGTCATGCGGGCCTGGATGAACTCCGACGGCCACCGCCGCAACATCCTCAACTGCGGTTTCACCACCATCGGCGTGGGCCTGGACACCCGCGGCTGGTACTGGACGCAGAACTTCGGCTGGTAG
- the rpmF gene encoding 50S ribosomal protein L32, translated as MAVPKRKMSRSNTRSRRAQWKTAAVHLVACQNRACRQPKPQHVACPACGQYDGRQVVQPA; from the coding sequence GTGGCCGTCCCGAAGCGGAAGATGTCGCGCTCGAACACGCGCTCGCGCCGCGCTCAGTGGAAGACCGCTGCCGTGCACCTGGTGGCCTGCCAGAACCGGGCCTGCCGCCAGCCGAAGCCGCAGCACGTCGCCTGCCCGGCCTGCGGCCAGTACGACGGCCGCCAGGTCGTCCAGCCGGCCTGA
- the rnc gene encoding ribonuclease III, which yields MGGRSSRGRSADRAPLLEALGVPLDAELLTLALTHRSYAYENGGLPPNERLEFLGDAVLGLVVTDHLYRTHPDLPEGQLAKLRASVVNMHALAGVARGLGEDGLGGHLLLGRGEELTGGRDKASILADGLEAVIGAVYLQFGIDTARTLVHHLFDPLLAEAPRRGAGLDWKTSLQELTASAGLGVPEYRVDDQGPDHRKEFTATVFVGGRPHGTGDGSTKKEAEQKAAEAAYRVLHERVQAEREAAASGNGHAPNSANTQTSPTQED from the coding sequence GTGGGGGGTAGGTCGTCGCGTGGTCGGTCCGCCGACCGCGCCCCGTTGCTCGAAGCGCTCGGCGTCCCGTTGGACGCCGAGCTGCTGACGCTCGCACTGACGCACCGGTCGTACGCGTACGAGAACGGTGGGCTGCCGCCCAACGAGCGACTGGAGTTCCTGGGCGACGCGGTGCTCGGCCTCGTCGTTACCGACCACCTGTACCGCACGCACCCGGACCTGCCCGAGGGGCAGCTCGCCAAGCTCCGCGCGAGCGTGGTGAACATGCACGCCCTGGCGGGCGTGGCCCGCGGTCTGGGCGAGGACGGCCTGGGTGGTCACCTGCTGCTCGGTCGGGGCGAGGAGCTGACCGGCGGCCGGGACAAGGCGAGCATCCTCGCGGACGGCCTGGAGGCCGTCATCGGCGCGGTGTACCTGCAGTTCGGCATCGACACCGCGCGCACCTTGGTCCACCACCTGTTCGACCCGCTGCTGGCCGAGGCGCCGCGGCGCGGTGCCGGCCTGGACTGGAAGACCAGCCTCCAGGAGCTGACCGCGTCGGCGGGTCTGGGCGTCCCCGAGTACCGGGTCGACGACCAGGGACCGGACCACCGCAAGGAGTTCACCGCCACGGTGTTCGTCGGTGGCCGGCCGCACGGCACCGGTGACGGGAGCACGAAGAAGGAAGCCGAGCAGAAGGCGGCCGAGGCCGCCTACCGCGTGCTGCACGAACGGGTCCAGGCGGAGCGGGAAGCCGCCGCGTCCGGGAACGGGCACGCGCCCAACTCGGCGAACACGCAGACTTCACCTACTCAGGAAGACTGA
- a CDS encoding NAD(P)/FAD-dependent oxidoreductase: protein MAEHIVVVGAGYAGLAAAKLAARWTGARVTLVNERDRFVERVRLHQLAAGQRLRDLPLGDLLRGTGVELVVDRVTGIDAETRRVRLTGGELTYDRLVYALGSRAGLDVPGAAEHAHPLATLEDAEALAGALRAARRVAVVGGGLTGVEAAAELAEARPDLEVVLVTGDELGAALSAKGRRYLRGVFDRLGVVVRDRVTVAEVRAEGPVLGDGELVPADAVVWTAGFRVPDLAREAGFAVDARGRMLVDETLASVSHPEVLGIGDAAAIRLPDGLELRMACATGLPTAQQAVRALAARMAGREPRPLRFRYRNQCVSLGRRDGLIQFVRADDSPVERVLTGRAAARYKELIVRGTVLFERHPVLPAG from the coding sequence ATGGCAGAGCACATCGTGGTGGTCGGGGCGGGCTACGCGGGCCTGGCGGCGGCCAAGCTGGCGGCGAGGTGGACCGGGGCCAGGGTCACCCTGGTCAACGAGCGGGACCGGTTCGTCGAGCGGGTGCGGCTGCACCAGCTCGCGGCCGGGCAGCGGCTGCGCGACCTGCCGCTGGGCGACCTGCTGCGCGGCACGGGCGTGGAGCTGGTGGTGGACCGCGTCACCGGCATCGACGCCGAGACGCGGCGGGTGCGGCTCACCGGCGGCGAGCTGACCTACGACCGGCTGGTCTACGCCCTGGGCAGCCGCGCCGGGCTCGACGTGCCGGGCGCCGCCGAGCACGCGCACCCGCTGGCCACCCTGGAGGACGCCGAGGCGCTGGCCGGGGCCCTGCGGGCGGCGCGGCGGGTCGCGGTGGTCGGCGGCGGGCTGACCGGCGTCGAGGCGGCGGCCGAGCTGGCCGAGGCGCGCCCGGACCTGGAGGTCGTGCTGGTCACCGGCGACGAGCTGGGCGCGGCCCTGTCGGCGAAGGGCAGGCGGTACCTGCGCGGGGTGTTCGACCGGCTGGGCGTGGTGGTGCGCGACCGGGTGACCGTCGCCGAGGTCCGCGCCGAGGGCCCGGTGCTGGGCGACGGCGAGCTGGTCCCGGCCGACGCGGTCGTGTGGACGGCCGGTTTCCGGGTGCCCGACCTGGCCCGGGAGGCGGGGTTCGCGGTGGACGCGAGGGGCCGCATGCTCGTCGACGAGACCCTGGCCTCGGTCTCGCACCCCGAGGTGCTGGGCATCGGCGACGCGGCCGCGATCCGGCTGCCGGACGGGCTGGAGCTGCGCATGGCGTGCGCGACGGGCCTGCCGACGGCCCAGCAGGCGGTGCGGGCGCTGGCCGCGCGCATGGCCGGTCGGGAACCCCGACCGCTGCGCTTCCGGTACCGCAACCAGTGCGTCAGCCTCGGTCGCCGCGACGGCCTGATCCAGTTCGTGCGCGCCGACGACAGCCCGGTGGAGCGCGTGCTCACCGGGCGGGCGGCGGCTCGCTACAAGGAGCTGATCGTGCGCGGCACCGTGCTGTTCGAGCGCCACCCCGTGCTGCCGGCGGGGTGA
- a CDS encoding MBL fold metallo-hydrolase, whose product MKKVTAAVLALSAGALAWAAREVPTAMGGKPGDERVRRSPRYRDGKFHNDRPTRTMPPDGAAGTLRELLFGGQRRRPVGEVPLVRPAGDRSAEGLHLTWYGHASTLVEIDGARVLLDPVWSERCSPSPVVGPRRLHPVPHELHEVGRVDAVVISHDHYDHLDLATVRALARDQDAVFVVPLGIGAHLRRWRVPEHRIVELDWDESHEVAGVTLVATAAQHFSGRGFKRDTTLWASWVIKGPRHRVYYSGDTGYFDGYRRIGEEHGPFDAALVQIGAYGPGWPDIHMTPEEGVAAHRDVRGGLLVPVHWATFNLAFHDWSEPVERVWREAKAHGIPLAIPRPGERINVDEPPSVDGWWQALA is encoded by the coding sequence ATGAAGAAGGTCACCGCCGCAGTGCTCGCCCTGTCCGCCGGCGCCCTCGCGTGGGCAGCGCGCGAGGTGCCCACCGCGATGGGCGGGAAGCCCGGGGACGAGCGCGTGCGGCGGTCGCCGCGCTACCGGGACGGGAAGTTCCACAACGACCGGCCGACCCGCACCATGCCGCCGGACGGCGCCGCGGGCACCCTGCGGGAGCTGCTGTTCGGCGGGCAGCGGCGGCGGCCGGTCGGCGAGGTGCCGCTGGTGCGGCCCGCCGGTGACCGGTCGGCCGAAGGTCTGCACCTCACCTGGTACGGGCACGCGTCCACGCTGGTGGAGATCGACGGGGCGCGCGTCCTGCTGGACCCGGTGTGGAGCGAGCGCTGCTCGCCGTCCCCGGTGGTCGGGCCCCGGCGGCTGCACCCGGTGCCGCACGAGCTGCACGAGGTGGGCCGGGTGGACGCCGTGGTCATCTCGCACGACCACTACGACCACCTCGACCTGGCCACCGTGCGGGCGCTGGCGCGGGACCAGGACGCGGTCTTCGTGGTGCCGCTGGGCATCGGCGCGCACCTGCGCCGCTGGCGGGTGCCGGAGCACCGGATCGTCGAGCTGGACTGGGACGAGTCGCACGAGGTGGCCGGGGTCACCCTCGTCGCCACCGCCGCGCAGCACTTCTCCGGCCGCGGGTTCAAGCGGGACACCACGCTGTGGGCCTCGTGGGTGATCAAGGGGCCGCGGCACCGCGTGTACTACAGCGGCGACACCGGCTACTTCGACGGCTACCGGCGCATCGGCGAGGAGCACGGGCCGTTCGACGCGGCGCTGGTGCAGATCGGCGCGTACGGGCCCGGCTGGCCCGACATCCACATGACGCCGGAGGAGGGCGTGGCCGCGCACCGCGACGTGCGGGGCGGGCTGCTGGTCCCGGTGCACTGGGCGACGTTCAACCTCGCGTTCCACGACTGGTCCGAGCCCGTGGAGCGGGTGTGGCGCGAGGCCAAGGCGCACGGAATCCCGCTTGCCATCCCACGACCGGGTGAAAGGATCAACGTCGACGAACCCCCTTCGGTCGACGGTTGGTGGCAGGCGCTCGCATGA
- a CDS encoding YceD family protein — protein MPEHRHAAARPAATGPWVFDTRDLGRRAGSSRRVGRTVPAEGLGLLGVIAVPAGGVVELDLLLESVVEGVLVTGTARTVVEGECSRCLEPLSAEVEVELTELYAYPDSTTDETTEEDEVSRLHDDLVDLEPVVRDAIVLALPQVPLCSPDCPGLCVDCGGKLADLGPDHGHETIDPRWAALQERFGGTRDNPEEN, from the coding sequence ATGCCTGAGCACCGTCACGCCGCCGCGCGTCCCGCAGCCACCGGGCCCTGGGTCTTCGACACCAGGGACCTCGGGCGTCGTGCGGGCTCCAGCCGCAGGGTGGGCAGGACGGTGCCGGCCGAGGGTCTCGGCCTGCTGGGCGTGATCGCGGTACCGGCGGGGGGCGTGGTCGAACTCGACCTCCTGCTGGAATCGGTGGTCGAGGGCGTGCTCGTGACGGGCACGGCCAGGACGGTGGTCGAAGGGGAGTGCTCGCGCTGCCTGGAGCCGCTGTCCGCGGAGGTCGAGGTCGAGCTGACCGAGTTGTACGCCTACCCGGACAGCACGACCGACGAGACCACCGAGGAGGACGAGGTCAGCCGTCTGCACGACGACCTGGTCGACCTCGAACCCGTGGTGCGCGACGCCATCGTGCTCGCGCTGCCGCAGGTGCCGCTGTGCTCGCCGGACTGCCCCGGGCTGTGCGTCGACTGCGGCGGGAAGCTGGCCGATCTCGGCCCCGACCACGGGCATGAGACGATTGACCCCCGGTGGGCCGCTCTCCAGGAGCGGTTCGGCGGGACTCGTGACAATCCAGAGGAGAACTAG
- a CDS encoding DivIVA domain-containing protein produces the protein MYRVFEALDELVTIVEEARGVPMTSGCVVPRGDVLELLDDVRDAIPAELDDAQDVLDHRDELVGKAQHDAEQGLSKARSDAERMVAEAQHEAERMLSEARARAERVLAEAQDQADRTVAAGRKEYEDLVGRAHTEADRMVQAGRANYERAIEEGRAEQARLVAQTEVVQAAHVEAARVLEAAQAEALRLRSECDAYVDGKLADFEDLLAHTLRSVGKGRSHLRGPAVASAAAPFDYHD, from the coding sequence GTGTACCGGGTGTTCGAGGCCCTCGACGAGCTGGTCACGATCGTCGAGGAAGCGCGTGGCGTGCCGATGACCTCCGGGTGCGTCGTCCCCCGCGGTGACGTGCTCGAACTGCTGGATGACGTGCGCGACGCCATCCCCGCGGAGCTGGACGACGCGCAGGACGTGCTCGACCACCGCGACGAGCTGGTCGGCAAGGCCCAGCACGACGCGGAGCAGGGGCTGAGCAAGGCCCGCTCCGACGCCGAGCGCATGGTCGCCGAGGCCCAGCACGAGGCCGAGCGCATGCTGTCCGAGGCCCGCGCCCGCGCCGAGCGCGTGCTCGCCGAGGCCCAGGACCAGGCCGACCGCACCGTGGCCGCGGGCCGCAAGGAGTACGAGGACCTGGTGGGCCGCGCCCACACCGAGGCCGACCGCATGGTCCAGGCGGGCCGGGCCAACTACGAGCGCGCGATCGAGGAGGGCCGGGCCGAGCAGGCGCGCCTGGTCGCCCAGACCGAGGTCGTGCAGGCCGCCCACGTCGAGGCCGCCCGCGTCCTGGAGGCCGCCCAGGCCGAGGCGCTGCGGCTGCGCAGCGAGTGCGACGCGTACGTGGACGGCAAGCTGGCCGACTTCGAGGACCTGCTCGCGCACACCCTGCGCAGCGTCGGCAAGGGCCGCTCGCACCTGCGCGGGCCCGCCGTCGCCAGTGCCGCCGCCCCCTTCGACTACCACGACTGA
- the rsmD gene encoding 16S rRNA (guanine(966)-N(2))-methyltransferase RsmD, with product MTRIVAGVAGGRRLRVPPRGTRPTSERVREALFSSLEALVDLDGAVVLDLYAGSGALGFEALSRGAASAAFVESDKRAAEVLRGNARELGLPGAVVLNRTAEAVVGEPAEAPCDVVLADPPYAVADDQLNRVLSALVANGWTRPGSLVVVERDARGAEPIWPGVVESLRCKRYGDTALYWGEHVGATG from the coding sequence GTGACCAGGATCGTCGCGGGCGTGGCGGGCGGCAGGCGGCTGCGGGTGCCGCCGCGCGGCACCAGGCCCACCTCCGAGCGCGTGCGCGAGGCGTTGTTCAGCTCGTTGGAAGCCCTCGTGGACCTCGACGGGGCGGTCGTGCTCGACCTGTACGCCGGGTCCGGCGCGCTCGGGTTCGAGGCGCTGTCGCGCGGCGCGGCGAGCGCGGCGTTCGTGGAGTCGGACAAGCGGGCTGCCGAAGTGCTGCGGGGCAACGCCAGGGAGCTGGGGCTGCCCGGCGCGGTGGTGCTCAACCGCACCGCGGAGGCCGTCGTCGGCGAACCGGCCGAGGCGCCGTGCGACGTGGTGCTGGCCGATCCGCCGTACGCGGTCGCCGACGACCAGCTCAACCGCGTGCTGTCGGCGCTGGTCGCGAACGGGTGGACCAGGCCGGGGTCGCTCGTGGTCGTGGAGCGGGACGCGCGCGGTGCTGAACCGATCTGGCCGGGTGTGGTGGAATCGTTGCGCTGCAAGCGATACGGCGACACCGCGCTGTACTGGGGCGAACACGTTGGCGCCACCGGGTGA